One segment of Paraburkholderia bonniea DNA contains the following:
- a CDS encoding primosomal protein N' has product MSHVFVRVALDHPLPTLFDYRCDAALAPTPGMLAEVPFGKRQIVGLIVEVTTHSEVAPERLKAVSNLCLACPALSAEWLGLVTFAADYYQRGRGEVALPALPQALRDSSRWARLLAPSERYRLLEAGAAVLPDALPPRARALRRLAAALVERMVLTATEARALHPKALATLAEWQAQGWIELELAEACAASTVWEAPVALVASTAAATATNTQNTQNTQNTQNTQNTQNTQNTQNTQNTIRAHVSGMPAWPALTDEQQDAVQAIRSARQFAPFLLYGVTGSGKTEVYLRALAHLLEERPEAQALVLVPEINLTPQFEAAFRARFAAFEQHAIVTLHSGLAEGERARHWLAAHSGRARIVLGTRLAVLASLPALAMIVVDEEHDPAYKQQEGLRYSARDLAVWRARQLGIPVVLGSATPSLESWWQADQGRYVRLTLTHRAVAQAVLPEVKLVDLEEERRRGRASVEGLSGPLIAGLKNRLERGEQSLVFLNRRGYAPQLACDACGWVAGCPRCSAYVVLHKPERALRCHHCGWEARIPHACPECGNVDIAPLGRGTQRIEEALAGAVPGARVLRIDADSTRRKGSAQALFADVHAGEVDILVGTQMIAKGHDFQRVSLVGVLNADTALFSHDFRASERLFAQLMQVSGRAGRSGLAGEVLIQTRYPRHALYHALVRHDYVGFAHTTLAERRDAHLPPFVYQALLRAEGRTLEAALEFLQQAALALQTLPSAERMTVYDAVPLTVVKVMHVHRAQLLIESASRAALQATLRAWQPGLRRQKGVLRWNLEVDPLDI; this is encoded by the coding sequence ATTGTCGAAGTGACTACTCACAGCGAGGTTGCGCCGGAGCGGCTGAAGGCGGTTAGCAACCTGTGTCTGGCCTGTCCGGCGCTCTCTGCTGAATGGCTTGGACTGGTGACGTTTGCCGCCGATTACTACCAGCGGGGGCGCGGCGAAGTGGCATTGCCTGCGTTGCCCCAAGCATTGCGTGATTCGTCGCGCTGGGCGCGGTTGCTGGCACCGTCCGAGCGTTATCGTCTGCTGGAGGCCGGGGCTGCTGTGTTGCCAGATGCCTTGCCGCCTCGGGCACGTGCGTTACGCAGGCTGGCTGCCGCTCTGGTGGAGCGAATGGTGCTGACGGCCACTGAGGCGCGTGCGCTGCATCCGAAGGCGTTAGCGACGCTCGCCGAATGGCAGGCGCAGGGCTGGATTGAGCTGGAACTGGCCGAAGCGTGTGCGGCATCCACGGTATGGGAGGCACCTGTAGCCTTGGTTGCTTCTACTGCGGCCGCCACCGCCACCAACACCCAAAACACCCAAAACACCCAAAACACCCAAAACACCCAAAACACCCAAAACACCCAAAACACCCAAAACACCCAAAACACCATACGCGCCCACGTTTCCGGTATGCCCGCCTGGCCGGCGTTGACCGATGAGCAGCAAGACGCTGTGCAGGCAATTCGCAGTGCACGCCAGTTCGCCCCGTTCCTGCTGTATGGCGTGACCGGCAGCGGTAAGACCGAGGTGTATCTCCGGGCGTTGGCGCATCTCCTTGAAGAGCGGCCCGAGGCTCAGGCGCTGGTGCTGGTGCCGGAAATCAATCTCACACCGCAATTCGAGGCCGCGTTCCGCGCCCGTTTTGCCGCCTTTGAACAGCATGCGATTGTTACGCTCCATAGCGGCCTGGCCGAAGGTGAGCGGGCGCGTCACTGGCTCGCCGCGCATTCTGGCCGTGCCCGCATCGTGCTGGGCACGCGGCTGGCGGTGCTGGCGTCGCTGCCCGCGTTGGCGATGATCGTCGTCGATGAGGAACATGACCCGGCTTATAAGCAGCAAGAAGGGCTGCGTTACTCCGCCCGCGATCTGGCTGTGTGGCGTGCCAGGCAACTGGGGATTCCCGTGGTGCTGGGCTCGGCGACGCCTTCGCTGGAAAGCTGGTGGCAAGCCGATCAGGGCCGCTATGTCCGGCTGACGCTGACGCACCGGGCAGTGGCTCAGGCCGTTTTGCCCGAGGTGAAGCTGGTTGATCTGGAAGAAGAGCGGCGGCGCGGGCGAGCGTCAGTAGAAGGCTTGTCCGGGCCGCTGATTGCCGGGCTAAAAAATCGTCTGGAGCGCGGGGAGCAAAGCTTGGTCTTTCTCAACCGGCGTGGTTATGCGCCGCAACTGGCATGCGATGCCTGCGGCTGGGTGGCGGGCTGCCCGCGTTGCAGTGCCTACGTGGTGCTGCACAAACCGGAACGGGCGCTGCGTTGCCACCATTGCGGCTGGGAAGCACGCATTCCGCATGCTTGCCCGGAGTGCGGCAATGTCGATATCGCGCCGCTTGGCCGTGGCACGCAGCGTATCGAAGAAGCGCTCGCCGGGGCTGTGCCTGGCGCGCGAGTGTTGCGGATCGACGCGGACAGCACGCGGCGCAAGGGCAGCGCACAGGCGCTTTTTGCCGATGTACATGCTGGTGAAGTGGATATTTTGGTCGGCACGCAAATGATTGCGAAGGGGCATGATTTTCAGCGTGTCTCGCTGGTGGGCGTGCTGAACGCCGATACGGCGTTGTTTTCGCACGACTTTCGTGCCAGCGAGCGATTGTTTGCGCAGCTCATGCAAGTGAGCGGCCGCGCAGGCCGCTCCGGCCTTGCGGGCGAGGTGTTGATCCAGACGCGCTATCCACGGCATGCGCTGTATCACGCGCTGGTGCGCCACGATTATGTTGGTTTTGCCCACACAACACTGGCCGAACGGCGCGATGCCCATTTACCGCCTTTTGTTTATCAGGCATTGTTGCGTGCCGAAGGACGCACGCTGGAAGCGGCGCTGGAGTTCTTGCAACAAGCGGCGTTGGCACTGCAGACCTTGCCCTCGGCTGAACGAATGACGGTGTACGACGCGGTGCCACTCACGGTGGTCAAGGTGATGCATGTACACCGTGCGCAATTGTTGATTGAAAGTGCTTCACGGGCAGCATTGCAGGCCACGTTGCGAGCATGGCAACCTGGTTTGCGCCGGCAAAAAGGTGTGTTGCGCTGGAATCTGGAAGTGGATCCGCTAGATATTTAA
- a CDS encoding ankyrin repeat domain-containing protein gives MYSVKNNGTYKGDGAYKGDEAYKGGRRYKDEVDGGGYKGRVGLSSYQSSIQHGLLVNGSARMVHFFNPNAVIDEPRDDLLSYESRALDQEFKNNGVPGGLKASFDSDGSVPLPGWPSLNSSADLSQSDFDGGLSGSLDSSSSFLSGVDGSPLSSSSRNSPFSSPKLERFGNRYQSAELLKNPILINCNESDFDYDSLIPDLFETNKAKSEGKKKQQALQKVDAAELAERRRILGEPPCLRHDLQRPNIKMVISKVRPKDFLLVDSLRFDSACAELQLFNCRRLREMLDGSDVNLISSVYNLWFREEIKVVKSLSSTDASSNIEKTVVERPVIRVLGASRYDVEQVMAEMDVELKIIRGEVERCEEEINKKNKESRLCVKELNNLYDEIEALRTAEVSMAEILLEWKAILAIDENIINCRDLIIEWLCCSGNAEYLSRQRKFNSLIAGLRSGIQRLGDIINVDAKDDNKGRTGLHYASQNLSNMLLEFIRYGANLDIQDDDGNTALHLALSGGLASNAILLLKAGAQINLVNKNGETPAALAKKNGFSSNLLQTLINQDEFSVSCLIRSADADVVWNDRSNRKFNDRENARKKIDERLEKIHGLNRSRAADGTFLMQETLAPQHFIDIAQKGPGSVAQTYKLNDQRSSVNKNVVSPQSGSTSNLARENTDSNEFMSISLD, from the coding sequence ATGTATTCCGTTAAAAATAATGGGACGTATAAAGGTGATGGGGCGTATAAAGGTGATGAGGCGTATAAAGGTGGTAGGAGGTATAAAGATGAAGTGGATGGAGGGGGCTATAAAGGCAGAGTTGGTCTGTCTTCTTATCAATCGAGTATTCAACATGGTTTATTAGTTAACGGTTCGGCTCGCATGGTGCATTTCTTTAATCCGAATGCTGTCATAGATGAGCCGCGGGATGACTTGTTAAGTTACGAATCAAGAGCGCTGGATCAGGAGTTTAAAAATAATGGAGTGCCTGGCGGTCTGAAAGCATCTTTTGATTCTGATGGGAGTGTTCCGCTCCCTGGGTGGCCTAGTCTTAATAGCAGTGCTGATTTATCCCAGTCCGATTTTGACGGAGGGCTGTCAGGTTCACTGGATTCATCGAGTTCATTTTTGAGTGGTGTTGATGGCTCTCCATTGTCAAGTTCAAGTCGAAATTCCCCGTTCTCAAGTCCAAAGTTAGAGCGTTTTGGCAATCGTTACCAAAGTGCAGAATTATTAAAAAATCCAATTCTGATTAATTGCAATGAGTCGGATTTTGATTATGATTCGCTGATTCCAGACTTATTCGAAACAAATAAGGCAAAATCTGAAGGTAAAAAGAAGCAGCAGGCGCTGCAGAAAGTTGATGCCGCAGAATTAGCGGAGCGCAGACGGATATTGGGCGAGCCGCCATGTTTGAGGCACGATTTGCAGCGGCCTAATATAAAAATGGTCATTTCAAAAGTTAGACCGAAAGACTTTCTGCTGGTAGACAGTTTGCGTTTTGATTCGGCTTGCGCAGAATTGCAGCTGTTCAATTGCCGTCGTTTGAGAGAAATGCTAGATGGGAGCGATGTCAATTTAATTTCATCAGTTTATAACTTATGGTTTAGGGAGGAAATAAAGGTCGTAAAATCTTTATCCAGCACGGATGCAAGTTCCAATATCGAAAAAACGGTGGTTGAACGGCCGGTTATCCGTGTTTTAGGTGCGTCTCGCTATGATGTTGAACAGGTCATGGCGGAAATGGACGTGGAGCTGAAGATTATTCGTGGTGAGGTTGAAAGATGCGAGGAGGAGATTAACAAAAAAAATAAAGAGAGTAGGTTATGTGTAAAGGAGTTAAATAATCTTTACGACGAAATAGAAGCACTCAGAACTGCGGAAGTCTCGATGGCGGAGATTTTGCTTGAGTGGAAGGCTATTTTGGCGATAGATGAAAATATTATAAATTGTCGAGATTTAATAATCGAGTGGCTGTGCTGTTCTGGTAACGCGGAATACCTTAGCCGGCAAAGAAAATTTAATTCTCTGATTGCTGGGTTGAGAAGCGGGATTCAGCGGCTGGGTGATATTATCAATGTCGATGCAAAGGACGATAATAAAGGCCGCACTGGGTTGCATTACGCCAGTCAAAATTTAAGTAATATGTTGCTGGAGTTTATCCGGTATGGTGCAAATCTGGATATTCAGGATGATGATGGCAATACCGCTTTGCATCTTGCGCTGAGTGGGGGGCTGGCAAGTAATGCAATTCTGCTGCTTAAGGCGGGTGCCCAGATTAATCTCGTTAATAAAAACGGAGAAACCCCCGCCGCGCTTGCAAAGAAAAATGGTTTCTCCAGCAATTTGCTGCAAACGCTGATAAATCAGGATGAATTTTCTGTCAGTTGTCTGATTCGATCTGCGGATGCAGACGTTGTATGGAATGATCGCTCGAATCGCAAATTCAACGACCGGGAAAATGCCCGGAAGAAAATCGACGAGAGGCTTGAGAAAATTCATGGCTTGAATCGGTCCCGGGCCGCGGACGGTACTTTCTTGATGCAGGAGACGCTGGCCCCTCAGCACTTTATCGATATCGCCCAGAAGGGTCCGGGGAGCGTCGCGCAAACCTACAAGCTAAATGACCAGCGTTCTAGCGTGAACAAAAACGTCGTTAGCCCACAGTCAGGTAGTACCTCCAACTTAGCCAGGGAAAACACCGACTCAAACGAGTTCATGTCGATCTCACTGGATTAA